The Nocardiopsis dassonvillei subsp. dassonvillei DSM 43111 genome contains a region encoding:
- a CDS encoding chaplin: MRNTLRYSFATVMTAGLVVAPVAAAFADTTTSGSGGIGSGNQVVVPVDVEAELCGNSIAILGISSATCTQVSEVLYEASGQGGASTDGSGGVASGNQIIVPVDAAIDACGNAAAVGGISQAECVEVVEVLEEESADAPTTRTDGSGGVASGNQIIVPVDAAINVCGNSVAVLGGSSAKCTTIINIIQASPENEGAPDAATSGAGGIGSGNQVVVPVDAAVDICGNAVSVLGLAEGSCMEIISEEERPEEPGEEKPEEPGQPEEEKPEEEQPEEPGEEKPEEPREEDKGEDDSSTGEEPTEPQADEQLPVTGGALAGLVAAGVAAVGAGGAGLYFARKRKAAAVTGDDE; this comes from the coding sequence ATGCGCAACACACTCCGTTACTCCTTCGCCACCGTCATGACCGCCGGGCTGGTCGTGGCGCCCGTGGCGGCGGCCTTCGCCGACACCACCACCAGCGGCTCCGGCGGGATCGGCAGCGGGAACCAGGTCGTCGTGCCCGTGGACGTCGAAGCCGAGCTGTGCGGCAACTCGATCGCGATCCTCGGCATCTCCAGCGCCACGTGCACCCAGGTCTCGGAGGTCCTCTACGAGGCCAGCGGCCAGGGCGGGGCCTCCACGGACGGCTCCGGCGGTGTGGCCAGCGGCAACCAGATCATCGTCCCCGTGGACGCCGCCATCGACGCCTGCGGCAACGCGGCCGCGGTCGGCGGCATCAGCCAGGCCGAGTGCGTCGAGGTGGTCGAGGTCCTGGAGGAGGAGAGCGCCGACGCGCCCACCACCAGGACCGACGGCTCCGGCGGTGTGGCCAGCGGCAACCAGATCATCGTCCCCGTGGACGCCGCCATCAACGTCTGCGGCAACTCGGTGGCCGTCCTGGGCGGCTCCAGCGCCAAGTGCACCACCATCATCAACATCATCCAGGCCTCCCCCGAGAACGAGGGCGCCCCCGACGCCGCCACCAGCGGCGCGGGCGGGATCGGCAGCGGCAACCAGGTCGTGGTCCCGGTGGACGCGGCCGTCGACATCTGCGGCAACGCCGTGTCCGTGCTCGGCCTGGCCGAGGGCTCCTGCATGGAGATCATCTCCGAGGAGGAGCGGCCGGAGGAGCCCGGCGAGGAGAAGCCCGAGGAGCCCGGCCAGCCCGAGGAGGAGAAGCCGGAGGAGGAGCAGCCCGAGGAGCCGGGTGAGGAGAAGCCCGAGGAGCCCCGCGAGGAGGACAAGGGCGAGGACGACTCCAGCACCGGCGAGGAGCCGACCGAGCCCCAGGCCGACGAGCAGCTCCCCGTGACCGGTGGCGCCCTGGCCGGTCTGGTCGCCGCGGGCGTCGCCGCGGTCGGCGCGGGCGGTGCCGGGCTGTACTTCGCCCGCAAGCGCAAGGCCGCCGCCGTGACCGGCGACGACGAGTAG